GGGCGTCGGCGTAATGATGCAGGATTGGGGCGGCCCCACCGGTCTATATGCGGCTCAAATGCGGCCGGAACGCATTGATCGGTTGATCATCGGCAACACTTTTGGCTGGCCATTGTCAGACGCTGGGGTGCGCATGTTTTCGGGTGTCATGGGTGGCCTTCTTGGTCGTACCAGCGCCATTTTGTTCAACGGTGTCATCCGTTTCTTCTTTTCGCGCGGCGTGATGAGAAAGCTGTCAGCGGACGAATGGAACATGTATCTGGCCCCATTTAAAAACCGCAACATACGTCACCGGACCCATATCTTCTCCAAGCAGCTCATCGCGGCTAGGGCCTTCCTGCAAGAGATTGAGAACGGACTACCCGCGATAAGCAATAAGCCCGCCTTGATCTTATGGGGCGACAGCGATTTCGCGTTCAAGGAAAAGGAGCGGAGCCGCTTCCGGCAGGTGTTCCCAGATCATCTCGATATTGAGCTGTCCGGCGCAGGGCACTTCATTCAGGAAGATGCCCCGGAGGCCATCAGTGCAGCCATCACGAATTGGTATGGCATGCCCACCTCAGAGCCTGAAGTAACGCCCTGACCAACCAGCCGCAGCTGAACTCCTAAGGAAATACCATGGAAACTCTCATCTCAATCACTTTGTGGAACGTTGTTCTCCTTGGGGCTCTTTTCGCGCTCCAACCCATGATTAGGGTCGGGGGCTCTGGCCTGAAATACGCCTTTTCAAGCTTCGATACCCGCATTGAGGAGGGTGTCTTCGCGCGGCGACTTGCAATGGTGCGCAGCAATCATGGCGAGGCACTTGCCCTTTGGGTGCCAGCCGTTCTTACATTGGCAGTCGTTGCACCTGATCTCGCCCATCCACACCTGTCTTTGATCGCAACGCTCTTCCTGATCGCCCGGCTCGCGTACACTGCCGTAAAAATCACGGTTTCGACGTTATTCCGACGGCTCGAAAGGATTGAGGATGA
This genomic interval from Paracoccaceae bacterium contains the following:
- a CDS encoding alpha/beta fold hydrolase, with the protein product MAKFQPDPSLYPFKSNWVELGSGSRIHYVDEGHGPVLLLLHGNPSWSFLYRNIIPRLRGQFRCIAPDLPGFGLSDAAHGFGFTGREQAQVMVEFIDQLDLKGVGVMMQDWGGPTGLYAAQMRPERIDRLIIGNTFGWPLSDAGVRMFSGVMGGLLGRTSAILFNGVIRFFFSRGVMRKLSADEWNMYLAPFKNRNIRHRTHIFSKQLIAARAFLQEIENGLPAISNKPALILWGDSDFAFKEKERSRFRQVFPDHLDIELSGAGHFIQEDAPEAISAAITNWYGMPTSEPEVTP